GAACGACTCGCTCAAAACTGCAGTCAGTGATTTTATGTGTGAAGAAACGAGTGTGGTGACAGGAAATGGATCGGCTCCGCTCAAACGTATTTGTTCTGCGTCAGTTCTGGTCTGGTGTAACCTGTGTGACCTCCCTCTGCTCCCATCGCTGTCTCAGGGTTGGAGCTGTGTGACCCTCCCCATCGTCTCATGGCTGCCATGGTCGGCGGCTTCTTCGCTGTGTCGGCGGAGCTGCTGTTGCCAGGCATCGCTGTCGTGTGCCGCAATTGGCCCGTTCTCCAGGCTGTGGCCACGTTGcccctgttgctgctgctctccTATTGGTGGTGAGTCAGGTGGCAGTGTGTGAAGCCAAATGTGCTGTTGGTAGTTTCCAGCGGTGTTCTGCATACCGGTCTCACCCACAGCTTGatgtgtctgtctgcagtttggagTTCTAACAAGCCCCACATGTAACTGTGTGAATAAATCCTACCCGGAAAATACCAGTGAACTTCTCCCAAACTTGTTCATTAATCCAGGAAGTCTCATTGCGACTAACACTGCTTTGACCCGACAGACCTGAGCCACACGGAGCAATAACTCTCTCTCAAACGTTCATATGTCGAACCCTCAGAGAATCAAACGACTGGGAACTTGCATGACTTCCTCTCTGGTGTTACCATAATCAGTTCTCAGCCACGGATACTTTTATGAATATTTAAAGAAATGGGTTTTCTAAAGTCAACGCGCCAGCGATTAAGTGATATTAACGAGACACTTTTTCCCTTTATCTTCCCAAGACTTTATACTTTATTAAAACTAATTTACAggacaaaaaataaagacattttctgCATTTACTCACTGTTGCTGTGAGACAGCTCTTATCCTCCTGAGATATGACAACAGAGTTGTTTCCACAGCTGTGCGTCAGTGTTTCCTGAGTCTCCTCGCTGGCTGCTCGCCACAGATCAGATTCCTCAGGCGAAGAGGAGCCTTCAGGAATTTGCCACCAGAAACGGTGTTTGCCTGCAAGATGAGATCTACCCCGGTGAAACTCTGCTGTCAGGTGCACACGCATAAGCTTGTGTATTAACACGCACACACTATAGCTATCAAAGGATTCATTTCATCTTTCACACTACAACTTTTTGAGCCATCTCATTGACCTGTTTGACCTGCAGTAGAGATCCAAGTTTAATGTTGCAGCGTGTAGTGTTTGAAGAGGATATTCTGTCTTAACTCTGGCTTCATTATATGCTGTTTTATTCTCGATGGTTTTTGTAACTcattgtttttgtcattcaacccgttgttttgtttttgtttttgtagagATAGATTCAGCACACGGGTTGGACTGTCATCCGAGGTACTATTCAGTTCTGGAGCTGCGTCGGACTCGTGTCATCTGGAAGAACTGTCTCATTCTCAGCTtcactctgtgagtttttgttctCTATTAACTCCTCTGCCCTGAAATCCGCAGGACAAATTCTCCTTCCTCCGCCATTTCCCTACAGAGTTTTAGAGTTGACAGTGAGATACAGACAAATCAACTGAGTTTCAATTGCTTCTGGTTGTGTGTAAAGTGCGTGCCCATACAGCAGCTTTTTGTTTCAACGTGTATGTGAAGCCTTCTCTCATTTACCCTCCAGGTTCATTGGGACAGGCATCCAGTACTGCTTCACCAGAAACCTGCATATTTACTCCACTAAATTCTACTTTGGCTACTTCCTGCGAGCGATAACGGGAGCACTGGCCTGcatcttcatctgtttgtccGTCAATCACTTTGGTCGGCGCGGGATGCTTCTGCTCTCCGCCATCATCACTGGACTGTcatcgctgctgctgctggccctCACACAGTGTACGTTAACATCTTATTTACTTCTCTGTTTTTTGCCTCAGGTGGCAACAACTGTCTCCAAAGGTAAAAGCTGACATCAGGAAATGACGACCAATAGTTTTTTCACAAGGAACTCAACACATTTCTTGACGTTTTTTGAAGTTGTGCATATTTCACATGATCTTCTAAGAAATGCTGATTTGACCAGTCAGCAATCCCctctttatttctgtttacATTTCTACATATTGTTATTTGAAATCATGATGCGgcgcagatctttgttacagacTTGTAAATTATTTTCTCATCATCAGGGTCACAGCTGACTGTGTTGTTACTTGATCTGTTTCCTCTTTTCCAGGAAAATCTGTGGTATGCTGATTTTCAGATAACAATTCATGTTTTAGGCCACGGCCAGAAAGAGTTCagtctctgttgttgttttatttctttcatttttttttttggttgcacAGAAAATGATTGTCCTTTCTGTGTGTCAGACCTCCAAGGTGGTCTGGTGTTAGTGCTCTCTGTGGTGGGTTTGCTGTTCTCTCAGGCTCTCGCCATGCTCAGTGCCTTCTTCGCCTGTGAGGTGATGCCAACTGTGGTTCGGTGAGTGTTCCTGACTGACGTGATGAGCCTCTCGGTTAATATTTCACTATTTTCATGGATTTAGTTGACAACTGGTGTTGTTTAAATGCTGCAGTTTGATAACTTTAGTTTTCCATCCCTCCGTCAGAGGTGGCTGCTTCGGCCTGGTGATGGCAGCAGGATGCGTTGGTATGGCCGCCTCCTCCCTCATGGAGCTCCAGAATAACGGCGGCTACTTCCTGCACCACGTCATCTTCGCCTCCTTTGCCGTCCTCTCTGTTCTGTGCATAATGCTCCTACCTGAGAGCAAACGCAAGTCGCTTCCAGACTCCTTGAAGGAGGGCGAGAGCCAGCGCCGGCCGCCTCTCTTTCTGTCCCGGCCCGACAGGGACAACCTGCCTTTGCTGTGCACGCGGCCCCCTTTGTCGGACTACAACCCCGATAACTACGCCCGCCTGGTTTCTGCCACCAGGAAGATGTTAACAAAAGATAGTTTGCCTTACAGGATCGCTGCACCAGCTCATCCCCCGCTGCTGTCAGACAGTGACTCACAGGAGCGAGAGTCACAGAGAGAGGTCATATTGTAACTTTAACACCACTCTCCTCCTCTAAACAGACTTGAATGATCCCTTATCCTTCTAAAAAAATACCTCAGTCTGCCATCAgtcttcattaaaaaaaaaaaaaaaaaaaaaaaagtcaccagcTGTTCATTTCTCAGCTGAAGAACTGACTTCAGCTTGGACACAGTGCACTTTAGAGCAATGGCTCCACCTGACAATGTTCTGCAACAAATCTGTCTCCTCTTCTTACATTCTGTCGGGGCATTTTCTCACACGAATTCAGGTATTGTGCCGCAAGCTGAAGTTTTTTTAGTGAATGCTAAACTTTGCTGTTGAACTGTAAAATCCTTTGTCCAGCGTGTTTAAACACCCTAAAATGATCCAGTAGCCGATTACTTGTCGGTTATGACTTGTAAAATCTCAGTCGTGTcaggctgctgctggttatGTGGGAGGAGCCCGAGTGTCACCAGGATTCACAAGAGCGTCACAGAATATCATGACATGAAAAGATGTTTCTCTTGTATTGTTAATGTTTTGTTGTGCCACCAACGAACCTTGCTAATACAAATGTTTAAATACATGCTGGGATGGGATCTGTGTAGAAATGTGTCACTGGTTGGTAAGTTTCCCCCTCCCTAAACCACTAAGGTTACCCAATCtatttttaaactttgttgttttcttcccAAATCTTGAAAGAAGCAGATGAATTAAGAGCTATTTTAACCACTGACATATGACAACATTGATGCTGTAATTTTTCAGATGACCATTGGTAACTGAAGTGAGTTTAATATTTATGAATTTGAGAATATAATGGGTCTCTGATATTTAATGCTGAGCAGTGAGGACGTTTAAGTTTCCACATCTTCCAATATTGTTACTGgaactgtttttctttaaaagtttGGCCTTTATGTGTGAAGTTATGAGAAAACATGCTTTCAGACCCTTGAAGAAGTGTTTGTGCTGCGGCAGTCAGAGTTCATGCCTTGATATTCACTGCACAATCAAAGGTGCTTATGTACAAAAGGTCGCACAgttgctccagctgtgtctGGCTGGCAAAGAAATGTTGCCTTTATTTTCTTACTTGAACATTATACCGACAGCTTACAGCACTAAATcaagtccattttttttcttatctagAAACTTGATCCATAGATGTAGGTTTTAGAAGCACAGTCTTGTTGTGCCTTGCTGAGAACACTAGGTGGTGCTGTGCTTTCATAAATACGTCTATACCAAAACTCAGGAGTGCTGTTTGTTCATTCAGATTTCACTTATGTGGCTTTATTATTCCCATTATCTAACAAGGGACATTAACATTATCTCGTCCAACAGTGCAAGCCACTGGTTTCCGGTCACTTCACTGAAGGCAATATGTACAACTCGCTTAAactgacaggaaaaaaaacaagatgtttaAAATATTACTAAAGTTTTCAGATTATTTTGCCATTTTGTTTAAACATTGACATAGTCAGTTGTACTGATAAGCAGCCTAATAAACTGCTGATGAGATACAGGCCTGGAGAGCCAGTGCAAGCAGAAGGGCCACTGTGCTGAGCGAATGAATGGCTCCGGCGTCGGGGTAACCAACGCTAGTCCTGCACGGGTTCTTCACCTCATCGTAGGGAATCGGAACATCATCTGGCATCCCAGTCATAGTGCCACTGACCTGAAATACAAAGACAGCTCTGTGACAAACGTGTCCTTTCACATATTTCTTCACCGCCAGAGTTAAAAGATCCATTCGGATCGGTTGACGTTGTGTTAAAGCTCcagtaaaacaaaagaaaaaaagaggggtTTAAGTATATAAGAACCATGCTGGGACGTTTGCCAGTGTTTCCCCATTGCAAAGTAACTATGAATGCACAAAATCTTAACACTGGGTTACTATTTATGCTGTAAAGAGACATTTAGATCATGTATTAGTGTTAGAATAAAAGCATATCTGAATGTATGTGACTTTATCCACCTCTAAAGAGACTGACTCCGAGTGTGTCTTACTGGGTTTTTTAATACCCACACTTACTTGCCAAATTATGGAAGCCAATCCACACCACCCGACCATAAACATTTTACTATGTTAATGCAGATCTTGACCATCAAGACATAAGAAGACCAGCATCCTCTTGTGCAAACGGACATGTGTTCAGCTTGAGAGAGGATTAAAATGCGTTGTCACTTCATTTCTCATGTCACG
This Odontesthes bonariensis isolate fOdoBon6 chromosome 1, fOdoBon6.hap1, whole genome shotgun sequence DNA region includes the following protein-coding sequences:
- the slc22a31 gene encoding putative solute carrier family 22 member 31, which translates into the protein MATGVSAAASSRPLMDYEAKISHLAGGYGRYNRVVVLFSWFPTFAVMLNLFSDVFFTMIPESYHCKPDPKLLPSSFLLSNFSKQGYLNLTIPWVNGSGLSHCELFKYPSNTSELSAKVPREMVPCTRGWEYSNVAGLQSNFVTEWNLVCSDYWKIPVQHICFMTGWILGYVFVGTLCDWLGRRRGFLLSINLSSLFGVAVCLSSSSVVFLLMRLCQGAMLAGVFVSSYISRLELCDPPHRLMAAMVGGFFAVSAELLLPGIAVVCRNWPVLQAVATLPLLLLLSYWCCASVFPESPRWLLATDQIPQAKRSLQEFATRNGVCLQDEIYPGETLLSEIDSAHGLDCHPRYYSVLELRRTRVIWKNCLILSFTLFIGTGIQYCFTRNLHIYSTKFYFGYFLRAITGALACIFICLSVNHFGRRGMLLLSAIITGLSSLLLLALTQYLQGGLVLVLSVVGLLFSQALAMLSAFFACEVMPTVVRGGCFGLVMAAGCVGMAASSLMELQNNGGYFLHHVIFASFAVLSVLCIMLLPESKRKSLPDSLKEGESQRRPPLFLSRPDRDNLPLLCTRPPLSDYNPDNYARLVSATRKMLTKDSLPYRIAAPAHPPLLSDSDSQERESQREVIL